Proteins found in one Leptidea sinapis chromosome 23, ilLepSina1.1, whole genome shotgun sequence genomic segment:
- the LOC126971152 gene encoding cilium assembly protein DZIP1 — translation MACKASFELYHNFPKLAEEAGFAFNSHRPRVHIEWNKIRLVDIDSLIRERKFVLIEQYLNEILDCVLESEFDVRILDEGFVKIFRLAQLAVEYQQFCRHYLDRSVHVLRDEVTALVKELDATKRNLREKEEENRRLKKRSTRHSSQNLLPYHNENIATLLLNTIKNQTDLFPSAPHLDALNYNKCNVCDKVFLNQLYLKSHIARRHPNINENNQSEKIPNKDPPINEEDSKLNEEVENLKIKLKEMESLILGSHNSIKGTPEGATNNETAVSKSIDTKIMKDAEVCCTSDEDFILSKIEQWKKEEFEKYNNEISLLRNQITNIIKSNEDKQNQVINKSTNKEIDQLQQTIKQQGVEINLLKQYIENSKSQKEEIEVEKKREIEIQISHWVQRLEEQSNQCKTLMQKLNDMEKEVEKYKAIAGAEKEKFTQLHKLVNQTHSNAQSNISESDKSKLGKQLQNQSKSLRDTNEISIKNIETSNRYSTLEKLQKKAQELLDQSSTSDLSSVDEKIIKPQTPGYNGMSSRQYAIRENNTKNKNVQDNQRVNNVRLPVRKGEKKEKKIKLKQETKSENMTMPMSPVKIIRAKITEEVNTRLVQLGVDPLRKCLPRSNFVKQRAILQEKQEIKEKKCVSREKIRHSIIAHLDNKAANSYYSTDVTQSSNLSPKKNNKTISSVLSNVKTKALQLVKSHKENKFMYNNTRNTTTKSTMPPESVVSSPKAHEINDSDRKYENKTKNRKIPSNKKIIEKPTKKSASTEYLPNGYDSELECDAVVNKPSKSIGQTLHSPIPKKDDKPITSNDTIITSLDDFTTQKINTDFQQNNHHKDSSYDEVESLPNTSPRKAYSEENIYNPKQTKGVLKLASSTSSLNKKKVLFDMDAIQMKSASVTPSQSLTEKSDDANEKYTLGLINLDTEEWDISSIENENHKEKANIDVAPRAHPKVAELKEIIESQMARRSLTSTALAGSVNVLPTPMARTSLGGSNTSLGSSILDESENLPAASAPVVPRNAFKNAGKHSERDDSDIDLSELLNDDKF, via the exons ATGGCCTGCAAGGCGTCCTTTGAATTGTATCACAACTTTCCTAAATTAGCTGAAGAGGCTGGATTTGCCTTTAATTCACACAGGCCACGTGTCCACATTGAATGGAATAAAATCC GTCTGGTTGACATAGATAGTTTGATAAGAGAAAgaaaatttgtattaattgaacaatatttgaatgaa ATTTTAGATTGTGTCTTGGAGTCAGAGTTTGATGTACGAATTCTCGATGAgggatttgtaaaaatatttcgctTGGCTCAGCTGGCGGTGGAATATCAACAATTTTGTCGACATTACCTCGACAGAAGCGTCCATGTATTACGCGATGAAGTAACAGCATTGGTCAAG GAATTAGATGCAACTAAGAGAAATTTAAGAGAAAAGGAAGAAGAAAATAGGCGGCTCAAAAAAAGATCTACAAGACATTCCTCGCAAAATTTGTTGCCATATCACAATGAAAACATAgccactttattattaaatacaattaagaacCAAACCGATTTGTTTCCGTCGGCACCCCATTTAGAcgcattaaattacaataaatgtaatgtttgtGATAAAGTATTCTTAAATCAACTGTATTTGAAGAGCCATATCGCAAGACGACATCCAAATATTAATGAGAATAATCAAAGTGAAAAAATACCAAACAAGGATCCACCTATTAATGAAGAAGACAGTAAATTAAACGAGGaagttgaaaatttaaaaattaaattaaaggagATGGAATCACTAATTTTGGGTTCGCATAATTCCATTAAAGGTACACCAGAAGGGGCAACAAATAATGAAACCGCAGTCAGCAAAAGTATTGacacaaaaataatgaaagatgCCGAGGTTTGCTGTACTAGTGatgaagattttattttaagtaaaatcgAACAATGGAAAAAAGAAGAATTTGAAAAGTACAACAACGAAATTTCCCTGCTACGAAACCAAATAACgaatatcataaaatcaaatgAAGACAAACAAAATCAAGTCATAAATAAAAGTACTAATAAAGAAATTGACCAACTACAACAGACCATCAAACAACAGGGTgttgaaataaatttgttaaaacAGTATATTGAAAATTCg aaaTCGCAAAAAGAGGAAATAGAGGTAGAGAAAAAAAGAGAAATCGAAATTCAAATATCCCATTGGGTTCAACGACTAGAAGAACAGTCAAATCAATGTAAAACTTTAATGCAAAAATTGAATGATATGGAAAAGGAAGTTGAAAAATATAAAGCTATCGCAGGTGcggaaaaagaaaaatttactcAACTACATAAATTAGTAAACCAAACCCATTCCAATGCCCAATCAAATATTTCAGAAAGTGATAAAAGTAAG CTTGGAAAGCAATTGCAAAATCAGAGCAAATCTTTAAGGGATACTAAcgaaataagtataaaaaacatCGAAACATCTAATCGATATAGTACCCtcgaaaaacttcaaaaaaaagcacAGGAACTCCTTGACCAATCAAGTACTTCTGATTTGTCAAGTGTAGATGAGAAAATTATTAAACCACAAACACCCGGCTATAATGGTATGTCGTCAAGACAATATGCAATCCgtgaaaataatacaaaaaataagaatgTGCAAGATAATCAACGCGTTAACAATGTCAGACTACCAGTGAGGAAAGGGGAAAAGaaagagaagaaaataaaattgaaacaagaaacaaaaaGCGAAAATATGACCATGCCCATGAG CCCCGTTAAAATTATAAGGGCTAAAATAACAGAAGAAGTAAACACACGCTTAGTTCAACTTGGGGTTGATCCTTTAAGAAAGTGTTTGCCGAGAAGTAATTTCGTAAAACAGCGCGCTATCTTGCAAGAAAAGCAAGAAATAAAGGAAAAG aaaTGTGTGTCACGGGAAAAAATAAGGCATTCAATAATTGCACATTTAGACAATAAGGCAGCAAATTCATATTATAGCACTGATGTAACTCAAAGCAGTAATTTGTCACCAAAGAAAAACAATAAGACGATTTCGTCAGTTTTATCAAACGTTAAAACCAAAGCTTTGCAATTAGTTAAATCTCATAAAGAGAATAAATTTATGTACAATAACACTAGAAACACTACTACGAAATCAACGATGCCTCCAGAATCGGTTGTTTCAAGTCCAAAAGCACACGAAATTAATGATTCTGACCGAAAATATGAGAATAAAACAAAGAATAGGAAAATTCCATCGAATAaaaagattattgaaaagccgACAAAAAAATCTGCAAGCACAGAATATCTACCAAACGGATACGACTCAGAACTTGAGTGTGATGCGGTGGTCAACAAACCAAGTAAATCAATCGGACAAACATTACATTCTCCAATACCTAAAAAAGATGATAAACCCATAACAAGTAATGATACTATTATTACCAGTCTTGATGATTTTACTACACAGAAAATAAATACAGACTTTCAACAAAATAATCATCATAAAGACAGCAGCTATGATGAAGTAGAATCGTTACCAAACACTTCACCTAGAAAAGCTTATTCCGAAGAAAATATCTACAATCCAAAACAAACTAAAGGAGTCCTGAAATTGGCTTCTTCTACATCTTCGCTAAATAAGAAAAAAGTCCTGTTTGATATGGACGCGATTCAAATGAAGTCTGCAAGCGTAACCCCATCTCAAAGCTTAACTGAGAAAAGCGACGATGCCAATGAAAAATATACCTTAGGCTTAATAAATCTAGATACGGAAGAATGGGATATTTCAAG cATAGAAAATGAGAACCATAAGGAAAAGGCAAATATTGATGTTGCACCACGCGCTCATCCCAAAGTAGCAGAATTAAAAGAAATCATTGAGTCACAAATGGCAAGAAGGTCTCTGACATCAACAGCTTTGGCAGGCAGTGTCAATGTCTTACCTACGCCAATGGCGCGGACAAGTTTGGGGGGTAGTAACACAAGTTTAGGCAGCTCAATACTTGATGAAAGTGAAAACTTACCAGCAGCATCAGCACCGGTTGTACCTCGGAATGCTTTTAAAAACGCTGGAAAACATTCGGAAAGAGATGACAGCGATATAGACCTATCCGAACTCTTGAATGACGATAAGTTTTAG